From a single Mustelus asterias unplaced genomic scaffold, sMusAst1.hap1.1 HAP1_SCAFFOLD_85, whole genome shotgun sequence genomic region:
- the LOC144483964 gene encoding uncharacterized protein LOC144483964 — protein MEKPWKCGDCGKGFSFPSQLEIHRRSHSGERPFTCSVCGKGYTQIIDLQRHQRVHTGERPFTCSECGKGFTRLSSLQRHHRFHTGERPFICSVCGKGFTQLIDLQSHQRVHTGERPFTCCVCGKGFSVASGLRRHQLVHTGERSFTCSVCGKGFSQLPYLLRHNVTHTQERPFKCSDCGRDFKSSQLMMSHQRIHTEERPFSCSHCTKRFRSSSALRTHQRVHTGERPFPCTVCGKGFTHSSRLQKHQRVHKSESYRTEEAFQPIESALTKLY, from the coding sequence atggagaaaccgtggaaatgtggggactgtgggaaaggattcagtttcccatctcagctggaaattcatcgacgcagtcactctggggagagaccattcacctgctctgtgtgtgggaagggatacactcagaTAATTGATttacagagacaccagcgagttcacactggggagaggccatttacttgctctgagtgtgggaaaggattcactcggttatccagtctgcagagacaccatcgatttcacactggggagagacctttcatctgctctgtgtgtgggaagggattcactcagttaattgATTTGCAgagccatcagcgagttcacactggggagaggccattcacttgctgtgtgtgtgggaaaggattcagtgtggCATcaggcctgcggagacaccagttagttcacactggggagaggtcattcacttgctctgtgtgtgggaaaggcttCAGTCAGTTGCCCTACTTGCTGAGGCACAATGTCACTCACACCcaagagagaccctttaaatgctctgactgtgggagggatttcaaaagctctcagctaatgatgtcccaccagcgcattcacactgaggagagacctttcagctgctctcactgcacaaagagattcagATCGTCATctgccctgcggacacaccagcgagttcacactggggagaggccattcccctgcaccgtgtgtgggaagggattcacacatTCATCCcgactgcagaaacaccagcgagttcacaagtcagAGTCATACcgtacagaagaggcctttcagcccatcgagtctgcactgacaaaactatacTAA
- the LOC144483950 gene encoding uncharacterized protein LOC144483950, producing the protein MLTRQRARNSESSFTCSVCGKKFMCSSNLLAHQLDHIIQKPLQSSDSGQSIETSEEQAQHQLLRTDERPFSCSHCGKRFSQSSRLAEHQLLHTHERPFSCSHCGESFSDSVHLTEHQQVHTKDRPFSCSQCGKRFTQSSHCTVHQQIHFQKRHFKCFKCEKTFKRRISLLRHQGTHTGERPYVCPVCGKAFTCLQHLLSHRPIHTGEKAFSCSVCGKAFTESSSLRRHRRIHTGEKPFSCSICGKRFAQFSSCNQHQHIHSDKRPFQCSECNKTFKRSDDLLKHKRIHTGERPFLCSVCGKGFAQSSGLLRHQRIHTGEKPFTCSVCGKGFTDSSYMLKHPRAHTATEPFTCSLCGKGFTDPSRLQRHQRVHTGAKPFNCSMCGKGFNQYYSLLKHRRLHV; encoded by the coding sequence atgctgacacgacagcgagctcgcaatagtgagagttcattcacctgctccgtgtgtgggaagaaattcatgtgttcgtccaacctgctggctcaccaactcgatcacattattcagaagcctcttcaaagctctgactctgggcaaagcattgaaacctctgaggaacaggcccaacaccagctccttcgcactgacgagagaccgttcagctgctcccactgcgggaagaggttcagccagtcctcccgccttgcagagcaccagctccttcacacacacgagagaccgttcagctgctctcactgtggagAGTCATTCAGCGactcagtgcatctcactgagcaccaacaagttcacaccaaggacaggccattcagctgctcccagtgtgggaagagattcactcagtcctcccactgcaccgttcaccaacagattcattttcagaagagacattttaaatgctttaaatgtgagaagaccttcaaaagaaggattagtctgctgagacaccagggcactcacactggggagagaccatacgTTTGCCCTGTTTGTGGGAAAGCATTTACTTGTTTGCAGCATCTGCTAAGTCaccggcctattcacaccggggagaaggcattcagctgctccgtgtgtgggaaggctttcacggagtcatccagcctccggagacaccgccgcattcacacaggggagaagccgttctcctgctccatttgtggcaaaagatttgctcagttttcctcctgcaatcaacaccaacacattcactctgataagagaccttttcaatgctcagaatgcaataagacctttaaaagaagtgatgatctgctgaaacacaaacgcattcacaccggggagaggccgttcctgtgctctgtgtgtggaaagggattcgctcagtcatctggcctgctgagacaccaacgcattcacaccggggagaagccgttcacctgctctgtgtgtgggaagggattcactgattcatcctataTGCTGAAACACCCGCGGGCTCACACTGCGacagaaccgttcacctgctccctgtgtgggaagggattcactgatccatcccgcctgcagagacaccagcgagttcacactggggcaaaacctttcaactgctccatgtgtgggaagggatttaatcagtattacagcctgctgaaacatagacgacttcatgtgtga